The Streptococcus sp. DTU_2020_1001019_1_SI_AUS_MUR_006 sequence GATCCACTACTGGAGTGACTGGTGTTACTGGTTTTGGATCTTCAATTTTTTCGTATTCAAAAATAACTTGGTTCGCTCCTTTGTGTTGGATGGTAGCTTCTTGACTTGCATTTACTGCACGGTAGCCCGTGATTTCTTTAGCTTGGAATCTGTGAACAAAGGAAACTTCATATTCTTTCCCTTCGTTGTTGTCAACAGTTGCAGGTGCCAATTCTTGATCTGTACCTTTCAAGCGGTAACGAACGTCGAAGGAACCTTTATTGACCTTATAAACAACCTTGATGACGCGTGTTCCTGCAGGAGCCTTGCTCACAACGCTATAATCATCTCCCCAAGCATCTTTTAGTTGCTTGTTGACAGCTTTTCCGTCAATTGAGACAATCTCATATTTGTCTTTATTCTTCTTGTAGAAGTCAGTCTTCTCAATTTCTGTTTTATAGTTATAGTCGAACTGAGCTCCAACTTCTGTCTTTTCAACAAAAGTATCGTTTTCTTTGACTGGATTATCTTTCTGGTCTACGTGTTCGATAACAACTCGTCCATATTCAACACCTTCAAGGAGAGTTGCTACACCGCTTTCATCGAAAGAGTATTTATTTTCGCCAATAACTGCTGTCTTATTTCTGAGCATTTCTCCCTCTGGAGTGAAATAATAACGGCTACCGTTATCGCCTTGATACCAGCCTTTAACACCGTATTTATCAATGATGCCTTTAGCCCATGCTAGTTGTTCTGGAGATAGGACAAGACCTCCACCGAAACGGTCTTTTTCAGGAATGTTCATATTATCAACTGTACCACGTTGGTGAATACCGATAACTTTACCATCACCGTTGATGATACCTCCACCTGAAAGACCTGATACAGAAGTCAAACGGTAAGTTACACCAACAGTTCCCTTATCATCATACTTTTCAGTACCTTTAACAACACCATCAGCCTTATACAATTGACCAGGTACGATTGGTTCTTTCAATTCTGGAGAAGTAGAATCTGTTGGGTAGCCGATCGTGCTAACTGGCTCACCAGGGTTATAGGTACGGTATTCAGCTAAAGGAGTAAAGGTTGCAGCCTTATTTGGGCTTGCAATCTGTACTGGAACTGGAGCCACAACCAAGGCTAGGTCATTTTTGTACCCTTCACCAAACTTCTCTTTATTCCAGAAATGGATGTCCTTTTCTTGGAACAAAACAGTTTTTCCTGAAGTTGGTAAAGAATTATTCTTAGCAGAATTTGAACCTACATTGTAATAGAACTTAGCAGTGTCACCGCCTAAGATATTACCAGCATTGGTTTCGGCATCCTTCTTCAAGAAATTGTGAGCCACTGTCAACATGATGTTTGGAGCCACAAAGATACCAGAACCAGAATTGAGGTAACGCTGAGTTCCACCACCTGCTAGAGGTGAACTGAAAATTGTATAAACCATCGCTGCTGATGTAGCTGGTTGACCGTCATAATTGATATGCTTAAGGTCTTGTCCGCCATTGATAATGGCTCTATTTTCTTTTTCGCTTTCAGATGGAGCCACTTCTGTAGGTTTCAAAATGCTCTTAGTCTCTACTTGTGGACTTTCTTTCTCTGAAACAATGGCTGAAGTGTCCAGTTTTTTCACTGGCGTATCAGGATAAGCTCGATCAGGAATTTCTTCAGGGAGTAAATCACCTGATTCTTCTACTGCATTTTCTGCAAGAGGAGCTGGTTTTTCAGCTACTTCTTTGGCAACTTCTGGAGTTTCCTTGTTTGTATCTGCCACTTCTTTTGCTTGACCATCCACTTCAAGTTTTGGTTCTGTCACAAGTTCACTAGCCGCAACATTCCCAGAAGCAAAAAAAGCAAGACCAACTGCTACAGAAGCAACACCAACAGTCAGTTTACGAATACTAAATATTCGACCTTTTTCTAAAAAATATTGTTTCATCAAATACTCCTAATCTTCTAGAGCAGTCAGCTACTGCCCGAGCCCAGTGTTATCTGGCGACAATTTTTGTTTGATTTCCTAGCTTAAAATTCTGCTCCTAAGCTATTTATTTTTGGGCAAGCCCTTATGAGGAAATCGCTTACATTTCTTGAAAATAAAATAAGGCTCAAACTAGCAAAAATTTTACCTAGAGTTTCTGCAGTATAATAAATATACTATATTATCCTGAAAAATGCAAGGGCTTCCAAAGTTTTAACTGGATTTTTACTAAATACTTTTGCCACTATTTACCACTAAAAAATCCTAAATTGGCAAGGCCAACTTAGGATTGTTTTGTTTTGAAGTGATAGTAAGCTCCAAGCATACCCGCAGTATTTTGATGACGCGCAAACTCTAATCTTGTTTTTTCCGCTAAACTTGGAACAAGCGCATCTTTCAGAGCTGTACGAATTTTCGGTTTCAAAATCGCTTCCTGCCCCATAATACCACCACCTAGTATAACAACCTCTGGATTGGCAACATAACAGATGTTAGCAAGACCTTTTCCAAGATAGTCTACCATACGGTCAATTCCCTCCATACAGAGTTTATTGCCTTCTGTAGCTTCTTTGAAAATTCTACGACCATTCCAATGTTCTACTTCTTCACCATGAGCCTTAGCTACATACTCAACCAAGGCAGTTGTAGAAGCTAAATCTTGGAAAGCCCCATCTTGCATATGCATATAGCCAACTTCACAGGCAGAATTACTAAATCCATGGAAAATCTGGCCGTCAATGATTAAGCAACCGCCGATACCTGTTCCGATGGTCAAACATAGCGTTATTCCTGCACCTTTTCCAGATCCAGAAACAGCTTCTGCTAGCCCTGCACAGTTGACATCATTTTCAATTTCACAAGGAACTTGGAAACTTTCTTCAATTTCTTTCTTAAATTGGGTTCCAGCATAGTTCGGGATCTGTGGACCAGCATAGAAAATCTCACCCTTATCAGGATCAACCATTCCCGCTGAGGAAATAGCCACACCTGCCACCGGTCCTTTTTCTAGATAGCTAGCGACAATATCTTTTGTTTTCTGTAAGATATGTGGACCGCCCTTATGAGCCTCAGTCGCTACTTCATGAGACTCAACAAGTTGTCCATCTTGGTCAATCAAACCATATTTGATATTAGTTCCGCCAATATCAATTGCAACGTAATTAGTCATAAAGCCTCCTATTGATTAGAGGAAACGCTCCTTAGTTTCACGAATCAATTGAGCAGCTGCTTCTACAACTGGACGATCTTCTTCGATCACTGGTGTAAGTGGAGAACGAACTGATCCGATATTAAGTCCTTCATTGATTTTCAAGACTTCCTTGATAACGCCGTACATATTTCCATGTGCAGCAGTCAATTTACCAATGATAGCGTTGATAGCGTATTGCAATTCACGCGCTGTTTCTAGGTCTTTGTCTGCAATCAATTGGTTGAGTTTCAAGAAGAGTTCTGGCATAGCACCATAAGTACCACCGATACCAGCTTTTGCACCCATGAGACGTCCACCTAGGAATTGTTCATCTGGACCGTTAAAGACGATATGATCATCACCACCAAGACTAACAAAAGTTTGGATATCTTGAACTGGCATTGAAGAGTTTTTAACACCGATAACACGTGGGTTCTTCAACATTTCTGTGTAAAGACTTGGAGTCAAAGCAACACCTGCTAATTGAGGAATGTTATAGATAACATAGTCTGTGTTTGGTGCTGCTGCACTGATGTCGTTCCAGTATTTGGCTACTGAGTATTCAGGCAAACGGAAGTAAATTGGTGGGATTGTTGCGATAGCATCTACACCCAAGCTCTCTGCATGACGAGCAAGTTCGATACTGTCTTTAGTATTGTTGCAAGCCACGTGTGCAATAATGGTCAATTTACCTTTAGCAACTGCCATGACTTCTTCCAAAATCAACTTGCGGTCTTCTACGCTTTGGTAGATACATTCACCTGAAGAACCGTTGACATAAAGTCCTTGAACACCTTTATCAATAAAGTATTGCACCAAAGCACGAGTACGTTCTGGGCTTACTTCGCCCGCATCATCATAACATGCGTAGAAGGCAGGAATGACGCCTTCATATTTTTTTAAATCTGACATAGATTTCTCCTAAGATTTCTTATTTTCTGCTCTGAGCAGATGATTTTTACTATTTTAGTATACACCTTGTAAAAAGCGCTTTCAATACATCTCA is a genomic window containing:
- a CDS encoding ROK family protein encodes the protein MTNYVAIDIGGTNIKYGLIDQDGQLVESHEVATEAHKGGPHILQKTKDIVASYLEKGPVAGVAISSAGMVDPDKGEIFYAGPQIPNYAGTQFKKEIEESFQVPCEIENDVNCAGLAEAVSGSGKGAGITLCLTIGTGIGGCLIIDGQIFHGFSNSACEVGYMHMQDGAFQDLASTTALVEYVAKAHGEEVEHWNGRRIFKEATEGNKLCMEGIDRMVDYLGKGLANICYVANPEVVILGGGIMGQEAILKPKIRTALKDALVPSLAEKTRLEFARHQNTAGMLGAYYHFKTKQS
- a CDS encoding dihydrodipicolinate synthase family protein, which gives rise to MSDLKKYEGVIPAFYACYDDAGEVSPERTRALVQYFIDKGVQGLYVNGSSGECIYQSVEDRKLILEEVMAVAKGKLTIIAHVACNNTKDSIELARHAESLGVDAIATIPPIYFRLPEYSVAKYWNDISAAAPNTDYVIYNIPQLAGVALTPSLYTEMLKNPRVIGVKNSSMPVQDIQTFVSLGGDDHIVFNGPDEQFLGGRLMGAKAGIGGTYGAMPELFLKLNQLIADKDLETARELQYAINAIIGKLTAAHGNMYGVIKEVLKINEGLNIGSVRSPLTPVIEEDRPVVEAAAQLIRETKERFL